In a single window of the Streptomyces sp. CGMCC 4.7035 genome:
- a CDS encoding PIN domain-containing protein translates to MTRSPAVPGGTLVLDSEGLAKAVLRDRTVTAWLALARADDLRVVTSAATLVEVVHPRINRPALEWTLSRLVVEPVSEPIARHAAALLADAGLHGHKYAIDAMLSATALAAPGPATILTSDPEDLTALCGGRATVVKI, encoded by the coding sequence GTGACCCGCTCCCCCGCCGTCCCCGGCGGCACCCTCGTCCTCGACAGCGAAGGACTGGCCAAGGCCGTCCTGCGCGACCGCACGGTCACTGCCTGGCTCGCCCTCGCCCGCGCCGACGACCTCCGAGTGGTCACCTCCGCGGCCACCCTTGTGGAAGTGGTCCACCCCCGGATCAACCGCCCGGCCCTGGAATGGACACTGTCCCGACTCGTCGTCGAACCGGTCTCTGAGCCCATCGCCCGCCATGCCGCCGCCCTCCTCGCCGACGCCGGCCTGCACGGCCACAAGTACGCCATCGACGCCATGCTCAGCGCCACCGCCCTCGCCGCCCCCGGCCCAGCCACAATCCTCACCTCGGATCCCGAGGACCTGACCGCGCTGTGCGGCGGACGGGCCACCGTGGTCAAGATCTGA
- a CDS encoding CopG family transcriptional regulator, which translates to MSEPTGKYSITMPRDIAEAAKARSGPSGLSAYVAAAVARQIERDNLNELIQVAEAEHGPVTDEEIQALRDQLHQAREQQTKGGANAA; encoded by the coding sequence ATGAGCGAGCCTACCGGCAAGTATTCGATCACCATGCCGCGCGACATCGCCGAGGCCGCCAAGGCCCGCAGCGGCCCCTCCGGCCTGTCCGCCTACGTTGCCGCCGCCGTCGCGCGACAGATCGAACGCGACAACCTCAACGAACTCATCCAGGTCGCCGAGGCCGAGCACGGGCCCGTCACGGACGAGGAGATCCAGGCCCTGCGCGATCAGCTCCACCAGGCCCGAGAGCAGCAGACAAAGGGCGGGGCGAACGCAGCGTGA
- a CDS encoding helix-turn-helix transcriptional regulator — translation MKNGGRAQGNWRPNHDLGLPVVGRETETAEIMRRIAADRSHSEVLVLTGDPGAGKSILLDLAVERTRSAGHRVLRAVGSESESHLAFAGLHQMLRPVLGELDSLPSRQRSSLRAALGLDEHAETPDAMLVGLAVLTLLSDLAEPAPLLVVVDDAQWIDRASLDALSFVARRMDSEPVTLLVGVRAADALPGFDKGYERLELGPLSGEAANRLLDEQPDRPTGRTRVRILQEAAGNPLALVELARATASRQVAGSGVEGPLPVTDRLEGIFARHVELLPEATRRALLLLAAADAADAPVASRGLPEAEDTVWLPAEQAGLVRQDSAGISFRHPLIRSAVYHAASFEERRQAHLALARLLGEEPDRRAWHLAAATVRPDEEVSAVLLETAGRARRRGGHAAAAAALERAAELSPRRVDQARLLADAADMAVFTGQLGWVEHLAGEVRKRSDDPALISRAALATGQLMTMGPHHSAAFALLARIADEAASARSPRLLDALAAAAVVRYYSGEESQRQRIEALLSGMPGSPAGGALRAWVLAVSDPGGAGASLAPALPGLIAEAKDDPRTLTALAIVAWLLDQTTLATRTFDEAFGRWQAHGPLPAGLGCAAGWAYLEQGRWAEARSVAAEIAVVASQAGLDHAEACARALDATVLALLGETGDARRNAEQALALVDPLESRSVAVFARRALGLAAVAEGDYDTAYTQFRSAFTDDGDPVHYHVSYTVLAELAAAAVRRGQREHAAELLERAGRRLGSGMSARVTALVGRGRALLAEPEHAEPYFRAALADTTGEQWPFERAQTRLDYGEWLRRQRRIAEARPLLNAALDTFQRLGARPWIERAKAELRAAGIEASGAVPSAFAELSPQQQQIVQLAARGLTNREIGEKLFLSPRTVGSHLYRVFPKLGITARSQLRDVLEGTLSGVGAPS, via the coding sequence GTGAAAAATGGTGGACGCGCTCAAGGGAACTGGCGCCCGAATCACGATCTCGGACTGCCGGTGGTGGGCCGGGAAACCGAGACTGCGGAAATCATGCGGCGTATCGCCGCTGACCGGTCCCACAGCGAGGTACTTGTCCTCACGGGCGACCCCGGTGCCGGCAAGAGCATACTGCTCGACCTCGCGGTGGAACGTACGCGGAGTGCGGGCCATCGGGTGCTGCGCGCGGTCGGCAGTGAGTCCGAGTCGCACCTCGCGTTCGCCGGCCTTCACCAGATGCTCCGCCCGGTGCTCGGCGAGTTGGACAGCCTGCCGTCACGGCAGCGCTCCTCGCTGCGGGCCGCGCTGGGGCTGGATGAACACGCAGAGACGCCCGATGCCATGCTCGTCGGTCTGGCGGTGCTGACCCTGCTGTCGGATCTGGCGGAACCGGCACCGCTGCTCGTGGTGGTCGATGACGCCCAGTGGATCGACCGTGCGTCACTGGACGCTCTCTCCTTCGTGGCCCGGCGCATGGACAGTGAGCCCGTCACGCTGCTGGTGGGGGTGCGTGCCGCGGACGCGCTGCCCGGGTTCGACAAGGGATACGAGCGCCTGGAGCTCGGGCCGCTGAGCGGTGAGGCGGCGAACCGGTTGCTCGATGAGCAGCCCGACCGACCCACTGGCCGCACCCGCGTGCGCATCCTCCAGGAGGCGGCGGGCAATCCGCTGGCCCTGGTCGAGCTCGCCCGCGCCACCGCGAGCCGGCAGGTCGCAGGCAGCGGAGTGGAGGGACCGCTGCCCGTCACCGACCGGCTGGAAGGGATCTTCGCGCGGCACGTGGAGCTCCTTCCGGAAGCGACCCGCCGCGCCCTGCTGCTGCTCGCGGCCGCTGACGCGGCAGATGCGCCGGTGGCCTCGCGGGGTCTGCCCGAGGCGGAGGACACGGTGTGGCTGCCCGCCGAACAGGCCGGTCTCGTACGACAGGACAGCGCCGGGATCTCCTTCCGTCACCCGCTCATCCGCTCGGCGGTCTACCACGCCGCGTCCTTCGAGGAACGCAGGCAAGCACACCTCGCGCTCGCCCGGCTGCTGGGTGAGGAACCCGACCGCCGCGCCTGGCATCTCGCCGCCGCGACCGTGCGTCCTGACGAGGAGGTGTCGGCGGTCCTCCTGGAGACGGCCGGCCGAGCCCGGCGCCGGGGCGGCCATGCGGCCGCAGCCGCCGCTCTGGAGCGCGCCGCAGAACTCAGCCCGCGCCGCGTGGACCAGGCACGGCTGCTGGCCGATGCCGCGGACATGGCCGTCTTCACCGGTCAGCTCGGCTGGGTGGAACACCTGGCGGGCGAGGTACGCAAGCGCAGTGACGACCCGGCGTTGATCAGCAGGGCCGCACTGGCCACGGGACAGCTCATGACCATGGGCCCACACCACTCGGCGGCCTTCGCGCTGCTGGCGCGGATCGCCGACGAGGCAGCGAGCGCCCGGTCACCCCGCCTGCTGGACGCCCTCGCCGCGGCGGCGGTGGTCCGCTACTACTCGGGGGAGGAGTCCCAACGGCAGCGGATCGAGGCCCTGCTCTCCGGTATGCCAGGCTCTCCTGCCGGGGGTGCGCTGCGCGCCTGGGTACTGGCCGTGTCCGACCCCGGCGGCGCGGGAGCGTCCCTCGCCCCGGCGCTGCCAGGGCTCATCGCCGAGGCCAAGGACGACCCCAGGACTCTGACCGCGCTCGCCATTGTGGCCTGGCTCCTCGACCAGACCACCCTCGCCACCAGGACCTTCGACGAGGCGTTCGGTCGTTGGCAGGCCCATGGCCCGCTGCCGGCCGGACTGGGCTGTGCCGCCGGCTGGGCCTATCTGGAACAGGGCCGGTGGGCGGAGGCCCGCTCGGTGGCCGCCGAGATCGCGGTGGTGGCCTCGCAGGCCGGACTGGACCACGCCGAGGCGTGCGCGCGTGCGCTCGACGCGACAGTCCTCGCCCTGCTCGGCGAGACGGGCGACGCACGCCGGAATGCCGAGCAGGCACTGGCCCTGGTGGATCCGCTGGAAAGCCGGTCGGTCGCGGTCTTCGCCCGCCGGGCCCTGGGTCTGGCCGCAGTGGCCGAGGGCGACTACGACACCGCGTACACGCAGTTCCGCTCGGCCTTCACCGACGACGGCGACCCGGTGCACTACCACGTCTCGTACACCGTGCTGGCCGAACTTGCCGCGGCGGCCGTCCGCCGGGGCCAGCGGGAACACGCCGCCGAACTGCTGGAGCGTGCGGGGCGGCGCCTGGGCAGCGGCATGTCGGCCCGGGTCACCGCACTGGTCGGCCGGGGCCGCGCGCTGCTCGCGGAACCGGAGCACGCCGAACCGTACTTCCGGGCGGCGCTGGCGGACACCACGGGCGAGCAATGGCCGTTCGAACGGGCGCAGACCCGGCTGGACTACGGCGAGTGGCTGCGCAGGCAGCGCCGCATCGCCGAGGCCCGCCCGCTGCTGAACGCGGCACTCGACACCTTCCAGCGACTCGGCGCGCGGCCCTGGATCGAACGGGCGAAGGCGGAGCTGCGAGCCGCCGGCATCGAAGCGAGCGGTGCCGTGCCCAGTGCGTTCGCCGAACTCAGCCCGCAACAGCAGCAGATCGTCCAGCTCGCGGCCCGTGGCCTGACAAACCGTGAGATCGGCGAGAAACTGTTCCTCTCCCCGCGTACGGTCGGCTCCCACCTCTATCGGGTGTTCCCCAAGCTGGGCATCACCGCCCGATCGCAGCTCCGCGACGTGCTGGAAGGCACCCTGTCGGGTGTCGGCGCCCCGAGCTGA
- a CDS encoding ATP-binding cassette domain-containing protein, protein MPALSAAEIAPMPYVREIRAAWLKVRADRKRMAVDELELALGTGIHGLLGPNGAGKSTLNRTVATVMQTSLGRTETDTAACWT, encoded by the coding sequence ATGCCCGCGTTGAGCGCGGCCGAGATCGCACCGATGCCCTACGTCCGGGAGATCCGGGCCGCCTGGCTGAAGGTGAGGGCCGACAGGAAACGGATGGCCGTCGACGAGCTCGAACTGGCGCTGGGTACCGGCATACACGGGCTGCTGGGCCCCAACGGGGCGGGCAAGAGCACGCTGAACCGGACGGTGGCCACCGTCATGCAGACGTCGCTGGGCCGCACGGAGACGGACACGGCGGCATGCTGGACTTGA
- a CDS encoding MBL fold metallo-hydrolase, which translates to MVQPANASALTRAERRTRVETIQLGKVTVTRVVEFSGPVGLTSRQFFPESPKELWEENRDWLSPDFWKPSTDMVNSALQTWVLRSEGRTILIDTGAGNDKFRPYAKQWQYMDTDFLRRLARAGVRPQDVDVVVNTHLHNDHVGWNTRREGRDWVPTFPNATYLIPKIEFDFWNPQGPVRPKYWQGNQNVWEDSVLPVHEAGLVKLWEGSYTLDSSLELRLAAGHTPGSSVIRLESGRDRAVFIGDLLHTPLQLEHPEFNSCFEEDEKMALATRRRELEWAADHRALVLPAHLPGHGAAEVERDGSNFKIKDWAGFSRS; encoded by the coding sequence ATGGTCCAGCCGGCCAACGCCTCCGCCTTGACGAGGGCCGAGCGCCGGACACGCGTCGAGACCATCCAGTTGGGCAAGGTCACCGTCACCCGTGTCGTGGAGTTCAGCGGTCCGGTGGGCCTGACGTCACGCCAGTTCTTCCCGGAGAGTCCGAAGGAACTGTGGGAGGAGAACAGGGACTGGCTCAGCCCGGACTTCTGGAAGCCGAGCACCGACATGGTCAACTCCGCCCTGCAGACCTGGGTCCTGCGCAGTGAGGGCAGAACGATCCTGATCGACACGGGCGCCGGCAACGACAAGTTCCGTCCGTACGCAAAGCAGTGGCAGTACATGGATACTGATTTCCTGCGCCGTCTGGCCCGTGCCGGAGTCCGTCCACAGGACGTCGATGTCGTCGTCAACACCCACCTGCACAACGACCATGTCGGCTGGAACACCCGACGTGAGGGCCGGGACTGGGTACCCACCTTCCCCAACGCCACCTATCTGATCCCCAAGATCGAGTTCGACTTCTGGAACCCGCAGGGCCCCGTACGTCCGAAGTACTGGCAGGGCAACCAGAACGTATGGGAGGACAGCGTGCTCCCGGTCCACGAGGCGGGCCTGGTGAAGCTGTGGGAGGGCTCGTACACCCTCGACTCCAGCCTGGAGTTGCGCCTCGCAGCCGGGCACACTCCCGGCTCGTCCGTCATCCGGCTGGAGTCAGGGCGTGACCGAGCGGTGTTCATCGGCGACCTGCTTCACACCCCGCTGCAACTCGAACACCCCGAGTTCAACAGCTGCTTCGAGGAGGACGAGAAGATGGCGCTCGCCACCCGGCGCCGCGAATTGGAGTGGGCAGCGGACCACAGGGCCCTCGTCCTGCCCGCGCATCTGCCCGGCCACGGCGCCGCCGAGGTGGAGCGCGACGGCAGCAACTTCAAGATCAAGGACTGGGCCGGATTCAGCCGCAGCTGA
- a CDS encoding FUSC family protein, producing MVARKTAWLWDRFAAVDPGLMRLASAMRAVLGAAASLAVLAALRQSDTDLLVGGFTAMVTSLAISDLHPRNQLITLGLGAPLSLTALTAGAVLTPYPVAARIVFLLLIYVAVHVRRYGPRGQGLGIFGFMAFFLSQFTGARAAQLPQMGAAVLVAFGAVAAVWYGPGFMTGARVLVRLRRTFDGRLRDVLRDMATLLSAGQDDDTVSQSLERRLDRLHTAVLLIEDFLDEHVVDEATDSCLLRHLSRVEVAAQRLAVLTVRAVHTSLAVDDLAGRTARQQLAGRIRLLHHQVALGTAFAPEAQAVAPEAERSIRPGERTPVQDCFQAVDDLAMAVSSLGPGRVSSPTRPGPAPQEPTARRVRAFDVKRYWKADDADRKRGTTRQAVQVTVASALSVFGGHLLSPDHWYWAVAATWVVFINTESTGEVLLQSVRRLAGTVLGVVFGYGLATLVGPDGSLLLALLLVCMFGMFYTPSDAYWAVTFFITGMLSMLLALLDTFSTDVLVLRVQETALGVSCGVLAAVLVLPVTVRRASDEELVDFLLALRRLLHETTRIPGTGTKTSLVRATHDLDQALESFRRACLPLTHPLNLQRGRRDRARHLLELLEAGAYHARSLAAVAGRLPESDGIEYAPRIADAADRVQETVTHLIRVTRHRRGTAPRTARPRVTRALSLLSDEQRMRRGRPSPEQRLLLHIGRLDTTLTALVRAWDPPVPGVGHTVVSSGGGDVSSPPSQATPAADQIPPADTHTHPSVRPCRAGRATGVTEPATSPGRAAC from the coding sequence ATGGTGGCAAGGAAGACGGCATGGCTGTGGGACCGTTTCGCCGCCGTCGACCCGGGGCTGATGCGTCTGGCCTCCGCGATGCGCGCCGTGCTCGGCGCCGCCGCGTCCCTCGCTGTCCTGGCTGCCCTTCGGCAGTCCGACACGGACTTGCTGGTCGGCGGCTTCACCGCGATGGTGACCTCTCTGGCGATCAGTGACCTGCACCCACGCAACCAGCTGATCACGCTGGGACTCGGAGCTCCGCTCTCCCTCACGGCGCTGACCGCCGGAGCCGTGCTCACGCCGTACCCAGTGGCGGCCAGGATCGTGTTCCTGCTGCTGATCTACGTCGCCGTCCACGTCCGCCGGTACGGCCCCAGGGGGCAGGGCCTGGGCATCTTCGGCTTCATGGCCTTCTTCCTGTCACAGTTCACCGGGGCACGAGCGGCCCAGCTGCCGCAGATGGGCGCAGCTGTCCTCGTCGCGTTCGGGGCCGTCGCGGCCGTCTGGTACGGTCCGGGATTCATGACGGGGGCCCGTGTCCTCGTCCGGCTGCGACGCACGTTCGACGGGCGGCTGCGCGACGTCCTGCGGGACATGGCCACCCTGCTCAGCGCCGGGCAGGACGACGACACGGTGAGTCAGTCGCTGGAGAGGCGTCTGGACAGGCTCCACACGGCCGTGCTCCTGATCGAGGACTTTCTTGACGAGCACGTCGTCGACGAGGCCACCGACAGCTGCCTGTTGCGGCACCTCTCGCGAGTGGAGGTGGCCGCACAGCGGCTCGCTGTGCTCACGGTCCGCGCGGTCCACACGTCCCTGGCCGTCGACGATCTCGCGGGACGGACCGCACGGCAGCAGCTCGCTGGACGGATCCGTCTGCTGCATCACCAGGTCGCCCTGGGAACGGCCTTTGCCCCCGAGGCGCAGGCGGTAGCGCCCGAAGCCGAGCGGTCGATCCGGCCGGGCGAACGGACGCCGGTGCAGGACTGTTTCCAAGCGGTCGACGATCTGGCAATGGCCGTGAGCTCGTTGGGGCCGGGTCGTGTCAGCTCCCCGACACGACCCGGCCCCGCTCCGCAGGAGCCCACCGCACGGCGGGTTCGGGCATTTGACGTCAAGCGGTACTGGAAAGCGGACGACGCAGACCGCAAGCGCGGAACGACCCGGCAGGCCGTCCAGGTGACCGTCGCCTCCGCGCTCTCCGTGTTCGGCGGTCACCTGCTGTCTCCGGACCACTGGTACTGGGCCGTCGCGGCAACATGGGTCGTGTTCATCAACACCGAGAGCACCGGCGAAGTCCTGCTGCAAAGCGTCCGGCGGCTGGCAGGCACGGTCCTGGGCGTGGTGTTCGGCTACGGCCTCGCGACCCTGGTCGGACCGGACGGGTCGCTGCTCCTGGCCCTGCTGCTGGTGTGCATGTTCGGGATGTTCTACACCCCGTCCGATGCCTACTGGGCGGTGACGTTCTTCATCACCGGCATGCTGAGCATGCTGCTGGCGCTGCTGGACACGTTCTCGACGGACGTGCTCGTCCTGCGGGTGCAGGAGACCGCGCTGGGGGTCTCCTGCGGTGTTCTTGCCGCCGTACTCGTACTTCCCGTCACGGTCCGCCGGGCCAGTGACGAGGAGCTGGTCGACTTTCTGCTGGCCCTCAGGCGCCTGCTGCACGAGACGACGCGGATCCCTGGCACCGGCACCAAGACGAGCCTGGTGCGCGCGACCCATGATCTCGATCAGGCGCTGGAGTCCTTCCGCAGAGCCTGCCTGCCGCTCACCCACCCGCTCAATCTCCAGCGGGGCCGTCGTGATCGGGCCCGCCACCTCTTGGAACTGCTGGAAGCCGGTGCCTACCACGCACGGAGCCTGGCCGCCGTGGCTGGGCGGCTCCCAGAGAGCGACGGGATCGAGTACGCGCCCCGGATCGCCGACGCGGCCGACCGTGTGCAGGAGACCGTGACGCACCTGATCCGCGTTACGCGGCACCGACGGGGAACGGCCCCCCGCACGGCACGCCCGAGGGTCACCAGGGCACTGTCCCTGCTCTCCGACGAGCAGCGCATGCGTCGCGGCCGGCCGTCGCCCGAGCAGCGCCTGCTGCTCCACATCGGCCGTCTCGACACGACCCTGACCGCACTCGTACGCGCCTGGGACCCGCCCGTGCCGGGCGTCGGACACACCGTGGTGTCGTCCGGGGGCGGTGATGTCTCCTCGCCGCCCAGTCAGGCCACGCCCGCCGCCGATCAGATCCCACCGGCCGACACGCACACACACCCGTCGGTCAGGCCCTGCCGGGCCGGTCGTGCGACAGGCGTCACCGAGCCCGCGACCAGCCCGGGGCGGGCTGCCTGCTGA
- a CDS encoding MBL fold metallo-hydrolase, whose product MDTITLGDVTVTRVWEYYGPVDLTPEAFVPESPAEAWETHRSWLVPDFLDAETNIVSSAIQTWVLRSEGKTILVDTGVGNHKDRPYAPVWSRLNTDFLGNLARAGVRPEDVDIVINTHLHVDHVGWNTYLDGRTWVPTFPNATYLMAKADFDYWNPANEIKTLLGRGNQNVFEDSVAPVHEAGLTQLWEGSHRIDGNLRLDLAPGHTPGSSVLRLESGSDRALFVGDLMHSPIQIHEPDANSCFCEDPAEARATRRKLLGSAADSNALVFPAHLGGHGAAEVVREGDKFAVKGWAPFSKYTEQA is encoded by the coding sequence GTGGACACCATCACCCTGGGCGATGTCACCGTGACCCGAGTCTGGGAGTACTACGGTCCTGTTGACCTGACGCCCGAAGCGTTCGTCCCGGAGAGCCCTGCCGAGGCGTGGGAGACCCACCGTTCCTGGCTGGTGCCGGACTTCCTGGACGCCGAGACCAACATCGTGAGTTCCGCGATCCAGACCTGGGTACTGCGCAGTGAGGGCAAGACCATCCTGGTCGACACCGGTGTCGGCAACCACAAGGACCGTCCGTACGCGCCCGTGTGGAGCCGCCTGAACACCGACTTCCTGGGCAACCTCGCCCGTGCCGGGGTCCGTCCCGAGGACGTCGACATCGTGATCAACACGCACCTGCACGTCGACCACGTCGGCTGGAACACCTACCTCGACGGCCGCACCTGGGTGCCGACGTTCCCCAACGCCACTTACCTCATGGCCAAGGCGGACTTCGACTACTGGAACCCCGCCAACGAGATCAAGACCCTGCTCGGGCGCGGCAACCAGAACGTCTTCGAGGACAGCGTCGCCCCCGTGCACGAGGCCGGCCTGACCCAGCTCTGGGAGGGCAGCCACCGGATCGACGGCAACCTGCGCCTCGACCTCGCACCCGGCCACACCCCCGGCTCGTCGGTGCTGAGGCTGGAGTCCGGATCCGACCGGGCCCTGTTCGTCGGCGACCTGATGCACAGCCCGATCCAGATCCACGAGCCCGACGCCAACAGCTGCTTCTGCGAGGACCCCGCTGAAGCCCGCGCCACCCGCCGCAAGCTCCTGGGCTCGGCGGCCGACAGCAACGCCCTCGTCTTCCCCGCGCACCTCGGCGGCCACGGCGCCGCCGAAGTCGTCCGCGAGGGAGACAAGTTCGCCGTCAAGGGCTGGGCGCCCTTCTCCAAGTACACCGAGCAGGCCTGA
- a CDS encoding carboxylesterase/lipase family protein, with protein MNHHPDPVVTTAQGAVRGLRQGGALTFLNIPYAAPPRGAGRFAPPRPHEPWDGVRDATVPGPNAPQSERKLGNVDMTPYFGTGWSRGEDYLTVNVFTPAVGGDELPVMVFVHGGGFVAGSTRSTMYDGSAFARDGVVLVTLNYRLGIAGFLDIPGAPANRGLLDVVAALRWVRENIAAFGGDPHNVTLFGQSAGATIVGGVLATPDAAGLFRRAIVQSGSGLGAFTTEQAARVTKAAAETLGIEPHVDAFADISDERLVEAASRLAGIDLQTETHGDPLIGLSPFSLVLDTQPAESVAAGLSAHVDLLVGTNTEEGNLYLVPVGKYATSTAADVDEAAARSHPNPAQLVETYRKSRPEASFAELRSAIMADALFGAGSRALAGAHAAHPGSATYAYEFAWRSQALDGELGATHAVELPFVFDLADRPELNGPNALLGPDKAPADLATRVHETWIRFARTGDPGWDPYDAERRATMRIDAEWRQVDDPRSQERQVWS; from the coding sequence ATGAACCACCACCCCGACCCTGTCGTGACCACCGCTCAGGGCGCCGTTCGCGGTCTGCGCCAGGGCGGCGCCCTGACCTTCCTGAACATCCCGTACGCCGCCCCGCCCCGCGGCGCCGGCCGGTTCGCGCCGCCGCGGCCGCACGAGCCGTGGGACGGTGTACGGGACGCCACCGTGCCGGGCCCAAACGCCCCGCAGTCCGAACGCAAGCTCGGCAACGTGGACATGACCCCCTACTTCGGCACCGGCTGGAGCCGCGGCGAGGACTACCTCACCGTCAACGTCTTCACGCCCGCCGTCGGCGGTGACGAGCTGCCGGTCATGGTGTTCGTCCACGGCGGCGGTTTCGTCGCCGGCTCGACCCGGTCCACCATGTACGACGGCTCCGCGTTCGCCCGTGACGGCGTCGTCCTCGTCACCCTCAACTACCGGCTCGGCATCGCTGGGTTCCTCGACATCCCCGGCGCCCCGGCCAACCGCGGCCTGCTCGACGTCGTCGCCGCGCTGCGCTGGGTGCGGGAGAACATCGCCGCCTTCGGCGGCGACCCGCACAACGTCACGCTCTTCGGCCAGTCGGCCGGGGCGACCATCGTCGGCGGCGTCCTCGCCACCCCCGACGCCGCCGGCCTGTTCCGGCGGGCGATCGTGCAGAGCGGCAGCGGCCTGGGCGCGTTCACCACCGAGCAGGCTGCTCGCGTCACCAAGGCGGCGGCCGAGACCCTGGGCATCGAACCCCACGTCGACGCCTTCGCCGACATCTCGGACGAGCGCCTGGTCGAGGCCGCCTCCCGGCTCGCGGGCATCGATCTGCAGACCGAGACCCACGGTGACCCGCTGATCGGCCTCAGCCCCTTCAGCCTGGTACTCGACACCCAGCCCGCCGAATCCGTCGCCGCCGGCCTGAGCGCCCACGTCGACCTGCTCGTCGGCACCAACACCGAAGAGGGCAACCTCTATCTGGTCCCGGTGGGCAAGTACGCCACCTCGACCGCCGCCGACGTCGACGAGGCGGCGGCGCGCTCGCACCCGAATCCGGCGCAGCTCGTCGAGACCTACCGCAAGTCGCGCCCGGAGGCGTCCTTCGCGGAACTGCGCTCCGCCATCATGGCCGACGCCCTGTTCGGCGCGGGCAGCCGCGCACTGGCCGGCGCCCATGCAGCCCACCCCGGATCCGCCACCTACGCGTACGAGTTCGCCTGGCGCTCCCAGGCCCTGGACGGCGAGCTCGGCGCCACCCACGCGGTCGAACTGCCCTTCGTCTTCGACCTCGCCGACCGGCCCGAACTGAACGGCCCCAACGCCCTGCTCGGCCCGGACAAGGCCCCCGCGGATCTCGCCACCCGCGTACACGAGACCTGGATCCGGTTCGCCCGGACCGGCGACCCCGGCTGGGACCCGTACGACGCCGAGCGCCGGGCCACCATGCGCATCGACGCCGAGTGGCGCCAGGTCGACGACCCCCGCAGCCAGGAACGACAGGTCTGGAGCTGA
- a CDS encoding RidA family protein translates to MTRTVIATENAPALPAPLSQGIRKGPVLQISGQLPFDPATGDVVGTTVAEQTTQVLRNVTAVLKAAGAGLDDVVMLRVYLTDPAHLAEMNEAYAAAVGEPFPARTTVYMQLPPGLLVEIDALAVLDE, encoded by the coding sequence ATGACCAGAACCGTCATCGCCACTGAGAACGCCCCCGCCCTGCCGGCCCCGCTCTCTCAAGGCATCCGCAAGGGCCCCGTCCTTCAGATCTCCGGGCAGCTCCCGTTCGATCCGGCCACGGGAGACGTCGTCGGCACCACGGTCGCCGAGCAGACCACGCAGGTACTGCGCAACGTCACCGCCGTCCTCAAGGCGGCCGGCGCCGGCCTCGACGACGTCGTGATGCTGCGCGTGTACCTCACCGATCCCGCCCACCTGGCGGAGATGAACGAGGCGTACGCAGCGGCCGTCGGCGAGCCATTCCCTGCCCGCACCACCGTGTACATGCAGCTTCCGCCCGGACTGCTCGTGGAGATCGACGCCCTGGCAGTGCTGGACGAGTGA
- a CDS encoding phage integrase central domain-containing protein: protein MTGRLTSAYTSLRVPPEDLLDVLCALVGRPSPLAAPQPVRRVYGQVLQVAGSLPQGALQPGDVSAAMRDGSVTLDDYVTRYWQAGVRGAPGTVKRIDERVRLHIRPHLGTVPLRDITPAVLRGYIAALEGECAPRYARQILTSLWNIFETAIDDKRLVRNPMRAQVGALAEGAVSAHSHHDIRRRGAVDALLSRSARAVTAGWWARHRFSPAALSAASGGRARPREALTRALVGRLLRASPYV from the coding sequence ATGACCGGTCGTCTCACGAGCGCGTACACGAGCCTGAGGGTTCCGCCGGAGGACCTGCTCGACGTCCTGTGCGCACTGGTGGGACGACCGTCACCGCTCGCCGCACCCCAGCCCGTACGCCGGGTCTACGGCCAGGTACTCCAAGTCGCCGGCTCACTGCCGCAGGGCGCGCTGCAGCCAGGCGATGTGAGCGCGGCCATGCGCGACGGTTCGGTCACGCTGGACGACTACGTGACACGCTACTGGCAGGCGGGAGTTCGGGGCGCGCCGGGTACGGTCAAGCGCATCGATGAACGAGTTCGTCTGCACATCCGGCCGCACCTTGGCACGGTTCCCCTGCGCGACATTACGCCGGCTGTCTTGCGCGGGTACATCGCCGCGCTGGAGGGCGAATGCGCGCCGCGCTACGCACGGCAGATCCTCACCTCGCTCTGGAACATCTTCGAGACGGCTATCGATGACAAACGCCTCGTGCGCAACCCGATGCGGGCCCAAGTCGGTGCGCTGGCCGAAGGTGCGGTTTCCGCTCATTCTCACCACGACATACGGCGGCGCGGTGCCGTCGACGCACTCCTCAGCCGAAGTGCCCGGGCCGTCACGGCCGGGTGGTGGGCACGCCACAGATTCTCCCCAGCGGCCTTGAGCGCGGCTTCTGGCGGTCGCGCCCGCCCCCGTGAAGCCCTGACGCGGGCCCTCGTCGGCCGGTTACTCAGAGCCAGTCCTTACGTTTGA